Genomic segment of Actinomycetota bacterium:
TGGGAGATCGCCACCACGTTCACGCGATCCTTGACCAGGTCGTAGAGGCGGCGTTGGTCCGGGGTGAACGGGCCGTGGACCGTGATGATCACCGGGGTTTGCGAGAACGCGCCGAACGCAGGTCCCGCCAGCCCCCCGTGGTCGTGGATGACGTCGAAATCCTCGGCGTGGATGTAGCAGCTGAGCGCGTGGAGCAGCTCAGGGGCCAGCTCGCCGATCCGGTCGGTCCCTCGGGGAGGGGCCGCAAAGGGTGAGACCAGCTTCGCCTTCGTGCTGCTGCCTCCGGGGGCGAACAGGGTCACGTCATGGCCGCGCTCCGTCAGCTCGTCGGACAACGACGACACGACCCATTCGATCCCGCCGTAGGTCACTGGAGGCACGCGCAGCCACGGGGGAGCGAGCTGGGCGATCCGAAGGGCCATGTCACCTCGCACAACAGCCGGACGTGGATTACGTGGAAGGCGGGGCGCCTTCCGGGAGCAAAGATTACAGGGAGTAGAATGTCCGCCATCGGGACGTAGCGCAGCTTGGCAGCGCGCAGCGTTCGGGACGCTGAGGTCGCGGGTTCAAATCCCGCCGTCCCGACTGTCGGGGGCCCGGTCGCCACCGGGCCCCCGCTTCGTGGGAAGGGGTTCATGTGGACATCGCCACGTTTCAACAGCAGATAGAACGCATCTACCTGGTCCGGGACCGCGAACGGGGCGCAGCCCGGACCTTCGCCTGGCTGGTCGAGGAGGTGGGCGAACTGTCCCGGGCGCTTCGCGGCGAGGACCGCGAAAACCTGGAAGAGGAGTTCGCCGACGTGTTCGCCTGGCTGGCGTCGCTGGCTTCGCTCGTGGGAGTGAACCTCGAGACGGTGGCCGCCAGCCGCTACGGGGCAGGCTGTCCGAAGTGCGGAAGCGCTCCCTGCTCCTGCCCGCCGTCGGCATGAGCCGGCCGGCATACGGGCGCCCCGACGGCGACGCGGAGCTGGCAGAGCTGGTCGAGATTCTCAACCGCACCTACCTCAGGACCCGCGAGGAGGGCGAGCAGTGGCTGAAGCGTACGCCCGCGGAGGATCTTCGGGTCATCCGGCGGAGCGGGCGGGTGGCCGGCAGCCTGCTGCTTCTGCCCTGGGCCCAGTGGTTCGGTGGGAGCAGCATCCCCATGACCGGCGTGGCGGCCGTGGGCGTGGACCCCGAGGTGCGGTCGTCCGGAATGGCTTCTTCGATGATGCGGTCGGCCCTCGAGGAGATGCACCAGGCCGGCGTTCCCCTGTCCGCCCTGTTCCCGGCCACGCAGCCCGTCTACCGCAGAGCGGGCTATGAGCTTTCGGGCACATGGTCGCGCTTTAAGCTGCCCGTGCACTCGGTGGACCTGCGCGACCGCACGCTGGACATCAAGCGCGTTGATGCGTCCGCGGCAAAAACGATCAAGGCGCTGTATGACCGGCGGTCGCGGTCCGCCTCGGGGCACCTGGACCGGCCCCCGAAGATGTGGGAGAGGCTGGTCAGTCCCGAGCGCGAAGAGATCCACCTGTACGTGGCGTCCGGGTCCGGAGGGCCGGAGGGTTACGTCGCCTTTACGCAGCGCCGGGACAAGGAGTGGCGCTACGACCTGGTTCTGCAGGACTTCGTCGCTCTGACCGCGGCTGCCGCGCGCCGGCTGTGGACCTTCTTCGCCGACCACCGGTCGTTCTCGCGGGACGTGCTGTGGGTCGGCCACGTCGCCGACCCGGTCCTTCTGATGCTGCGGGAGCAGCAGTGGGAAGTGACCCGCATGTGGACCTGGATGACCAGGATCGTGGACGTGAAGTCCGCTCTCGAGGCACGCGGCTACCCGCGTGGGCTGGAGGCCGAGCTGCACCTGCAGGTGGCCGACGACGTTCTGCCGTGGAATGACGGGCGGTTCGTGCTCGAGGTGTCCGGGGGGCATGGTGCCGTCCGCAAGGGGGGCCGCGGAAAGCTGTCGGTGGACGTCCGGGGCCTGGCCTCGATGTACACGGGGTTTTTGACGGGGGCCGAGACCGTCGCCGCGGGGTACGCGTCCGGATCCGAGGCCGAGCTGTCCAAGGCGTCGGCGGTGTTCGCCGGGCCCCCGCCGTGGCTTCCGGACTTCTTCTAGCCCCCGGTCCCGATCCCGAACAACAGCTCCGCGATCTGCACCGCGTTGAGGGCTGCGCCCTTGCGCAGGTTGTCTCCGCAGGCGAAAAGGGACAGCCCGTTCGGGACCGCCGGGTTGCGCCTGATCCTGCCCACCAGCACCTCGTCGATGCCCGCGGACTGCAACGGCGTCGGATAGACGGCTTCTCCCGGCCGGTCCAGGACCCGAACGCCGGGAAACCCTGAGATCGCGCGGCGGGCCTCGTCCGGCGGCAGCTCGCGGTCCAGGGAGACGGACACGGACACGGAGTGCCCGACGAGCACCGGCACCCGGACCGACGTCGCGTGGACACGCAAATCCTGGGAGCCGAGGATCTTCTGCGTCTCGAAGACCATTTTCTGCTCCTCGGTGGACGTGTCCCCGCCATCGGGAAACGACTCGCAGTGGGGGAACAGGTTGAACGCCAGGGGGTGCGGGTAAACGTGGGGCTCCCCCACGTCCAGCGGCTCCTCGCCCCGCAGGGCAGGGACCTGGTCAACGGCCTTGCGGACCTGGTCCAACAGTTCCTCCATTGCCTCGCGGCCGGTTCCACTCACGGACTGATACGACGTGGTGGTCATTGCGGCGATGCGGGCCGACGCATGAATCGGCGCGACC
This window contains:
- a CDS encoding MazG nucleotide pyrophosphohydrolase domain-containing protein, whose product is MDIATFQQQIERIYLVRDRERGAARTFAWLVEEVGELSRALRGEDRENLEEEFADVFAWLASLASLVGVNLETVAASRYGAGCPKCGSAPCSCPPSA
- a CDS encoding GNAT family N-acetyltransferase, which produces MRKRSLLLPAVGMSRPAYGRPDGDAELAELVEILNRTYLRTREEGEQWLKRTPAEDLRVIRRSGRVAGSLLLLPWAQWFGGSSIPMTGVAAVGVDPEVRSSGMASSMMRSALEEMHQAGVPLSALFPATQPVYRRAGYELSGTWSRFKLPVHSVDLRDRTLDIKRVDASAAKTIKALYDRRSRSASGHLDRPPKMWERLVSPEREEIHLYVASGSGGPEGYVAFTQRRDKEWRYDLVLQDFVALTAAAARRLWTFFADHRSFSRDVLWVGHVADPVLLMLREQQWEVTRMWTWMTRIVDVKSALEARGYPRGLEAELHLQVADDVLPWNDGRFVLEVSGGHGAVRKGGRGKLSVDVRGLASMYTGFLTGAETVAAGYASGSEAELSKASAVFAGPPPWLPDFF
- a CDS encoding aspartate-semialdehyde dehydrogenase, encoding MSLRVGIAGATGVVGETALSILAQRGFPVGELRLFSSARSAGRRVTWQDTEVVVEELSDPRLRDLDLVLSCVGSDTAREWVPRMVAAGAVVVDNSSAFRQDPGVPLVIPEINPEAAGTHAGIVANPNCTTATVCMAVAPIHASARIAAMTTTSYQSVSGTGREAMEELLDQVRKAVDQVPALRGEEPLDVGEPHVYPHPLAFNLFPHCESFPDGGDTSTEEQKMVFETQKILGSQDLRVHATSVRVPVLVGHSVSVSVSLDRELPPDEARRAISGFPGVRVLDRPGEAVYPTPLQSAGIDEVLVGRIRRNPAVPNGLSLFACGDNLRKGAALNAVQIAELLFGIGTGG